In the genome of Rhodoplanes sp. Z2-YC6860, one region contains:
- the pcaB gene encoding 3-carboxy-cis,cis-muconate cycloisomerase, whose product MPTGTIDSAIFKDIFGTEAMRQVWSDGNRIQKYLDFEAGLARAQARLKIIPQEACDEILKHVKVEEYDIAKLKTETERIGYPVLPVVSQLVKLCKDGLGEWCHWGATTQDITDSATIMQIREGLAIIEKDINDISDALAALAKKHRNTVMAGRSNLQQAVPITFGYKCATYLAAFERHKQRLQQLKERTFVFEFGGAAGTLSSLGKDGLRTQVELAKELNLAQPEIAWHTVHDRIAEVGCFLGLVTGICNKIAYDVKLMMQTEVEEVYEPFHEGRGSSSTMPQKRNPISCVYITAQTGVVRSQVMALLNAMEQDHERATGQWEIEWIVLPEIFTLTAGCLSQTKFLVSGLQVDEKKMRSNLDITKGLIVSEAVMMGLGPYLGRQYAHDLVYDICRKVVATGRPLADLLAENEEISKHMNKAELAKLCDPANYLGQAGEMVDRVLELRQKR is encoded by the coding sequence ATGCCGACCGGCACCATCGACTCCGCGATTTTCAAAGACATCTTCGGCACCGAAGCCATGCGGCAGGTGTGGTCCGACGGCAACCGCATCCAGAAGTATCTCGACTTCGAAGCCGGCCTGGCCCGCGCCCAGGCCCGGCTGAAGATCATCCCGCAGGAGGCCTGCGACGAGATCCTCAAGCACGTGAAGGTCGAGGAATACGACATCGCGAAGCTGAAGACCGAAACCGAGCGCATCGGCTATCCGGTGCTGCCGGTGGTGTCGCAGCTCGTGAAGCTGTGCAAGGACGGCCTCGGCGAATGGTGCCACTGGGGCGCGACCACCCAGGACATCACCGACAGCGCCACGATCATGCAGATCCGCGAGGGTCTGGCGATCATCGAAAAAGACATCAACGACATTTCCGACGCGCTGGCAGCCCTCGCCAAGAAGCACCGCAACACCGTGATGGCCGGCCGCAGCAATCTCCAACAAGCCGTGCCGATCACCTTCGGCTACAAGTGCGCGACCTATCTGGCGGCCTTCGAGCGCCACAAGCAGCGGCTCCAGCAGCTCAAGGAGCGCACCTTCGTGTTCGAGTTCGGCGGCGCTGCCGGCACACTGTCGTCGCTTGGCAAAGACGGCCTGCGCACCCAGGTTGAGCTCGCCAAGGAGCTCAACCTCGCCCAGCCGGAGATCGCCTGGCACACGGTGCATGACCGCATCGCCGAGGTCGGCTGCTTCCTCGGCCTCGTCACCGGCATCTGCAACAAGATCGCCTATGACGTGAAGCTGATGATGCAGACCGAGGTGGAGGAGGTCTACGAGCCGTTCCACGAGGGCCGTGGCTCGTCCTCGACCATGCCGCAAAAGCGCAACCCGATCTCCTGCGTCTACATCACGGCGCAGACCGGCGTGGTGCGCTCCCAGGTGATGGCGCTGCTCAACGCCATGGAGCAGGACCACGAGCGCGCCACCGGCCAGTGGGAAATCGAGTGGATCGTGCTGCCGGAGATTTTCACGCTCACGGCCGGCTGCTTGTCGCAGACCAAGTTCCTGGTCTCAGGCCTCCAGGTCGACGAGAAGAAGATGCGGTCGAACCTCGACATTACGAAGGGCCTGATCGTGTCGGAAGCCGTGATGATGGGGCTCGGCCCGTATCTGGGCCGGCAATACGCCCATGATCTCGTCTATGACATCTGCCGCAAGGTGGTGGCGACCGGCCGTCCGCTGGCCGACCTGCTCGCCGAAAACGAGGAAATCTCCAAGCATATGAACAAGGCCGAGCTGGCCAAGCTCTGCGACCCGGCCAACTATCTGGGCCAGGCCGGCGAGATGGTCGACCGGGTGCTGGAGCTTCGCCAGAAGCGTTAA
- a CDS encoding CoxG family protein yields MNVSGEFTVNAPRDVVYKTLRDASSFVRFVDGVQDLKEIDPTHYEAVFETRVAYLKFKFAVTVEVTRADEPSEIEAKIEGTPLGVVGRLTAKSITKLEDAGNETKVTYSVESTLAGKLGSIGQPVLRSKAKDMEKQFAARLRAAFAEGKPEA; encoded by the coding sequence ATGAATGTTTCAGGCGAATTCACCGTCAACGCACCCCGTGACGTGGTCTACAAGACGCTCCGGGACGCCAGTTCCTTCGTCCGCTTCGTCGACGGCGTCCAGGACCTCAAGGAAATCGATCCGACCCACTACGAGGCTGTGTTCGAGACCAGGGTCGCTTATCTCAAGTTCAAGTTCGCCGTGACCGTCGAGGTCACCCGCGCCGATGAGCCGTCCGAGATCGAGGCCAAGATCGAGGGCACACCTCTTGGCGTCGTCGGGCGCCTGACCGCCAAGTCGATCACAAAGCTGGAAGACGCCGGCAACGAGACCAAGGTGACCTATTCGGTCGAATCCACACTGGCCGGCAAGCTCGGCAGCATCGGCCAGCCGGTGCTGCGCTCCAAGGCCAAGGACATGGAAAAGCAATTCGCCGCACGGCTGCGCGCAGCCTTCGCGGAAGGCAAGCCGGAGGCTTAA
- a CDS encoding FAD binding domain-containing protein has translation MIPFELSEPTSLAAAVKLLNPDDPTIRPIAGGTALMLMMKAGVFNPEKLISLRKIESKYSSISADASGLKIGAMTALGMLERSADVKKVTPLISRTLRTLSNVRVRNVATVGGALAHGDPHMDLPPVLMALGAVMTVVGPNGERKLPVEELFAGYYETVLEKNELIAEVHVPAQGTRKGAYFKVTTGSADDWPALGVAAVIEADGKTVKNARIVASAATDKATRLKATEALINGKTVTDALLKEAGEAAVAESEFIADVRGSVPYKRELMKVYVRRAINGALEGKDGLH, from the coding sequence ATGATCCCGTTCGAACTGTCCGAACCGACCTCGCTCGCGGCGGCGGTCAAGCTCCTCAATCCCGACGATCCGACGATCCGTCCGATCGCCGGCGGCACCGCGCTGATGCTGATGATGAAGGCCGGCGTGTTCAACCCGGAAAAGCTCATCAGCCTGCGCAAGATCGAGAGCAAGTATTCGTCGATCAGCGCCGACGCCTCGGGCCTGAAGATCGGCGCCATGACGGCGCTCGGCATGCTGGAGCGCTCCGCCGACGTGAAGAAGGTCACCCCGCTCATCAGCCGCACGCTGCGGACGCTGTCGAACGTCCGCGTGCGCAACGTCGCGACCGTCGGCGGCGCGCTGGCCCATGGCGATCCGCACATGGACCTGCCGCCAGTGCTGATGGCGCTCGGCGCCGTCATGACGGTGGTCGGCCCGAACGGCGAGCGCAAGCTCCCGGTCGAGGAGCTGTTCGCCGGCTATTACGAGACCGTGCTCGAGAAGAACGAGTTGATCGCCGAAGTGCACGTCCCGGCCCAGGGCACCCGCAAGGGCGCCTACTTCAAGGTCACCACCGGCTCGGCCGACGACTGGCCTGCGCTCGGCGTCGCGGCCGTCATCGAGGCCGATGGCAAGACCGTCAAGAATGCGCGCATTGTCGCGAGCGCCGCGACCGACAAGGCCACGCGTCTGAAGGCCACCGAAGCTCTGATCAACGGCAAGACCGTCACCGACGCGCTGCTGAAGGAAGCCGGCGAGGCCGCAGTCGCGGAATCGGAGTTCATCGCCGACGTCCGCGGCTCGGTGCCTTACAAGCGCGAACTGATGAAGGTCTATGTCCGGCGCGCGATCAACGGGGCGCTGGAAGGCAAGGACGGGCTGCACTGA
- a CDS encoding xanthine dehydrogenase family protein molybdopterin-binding subunit: MVTTLDPPAKTAAKVGAQVGRSVPRLESRDKVTGRAEYTHVMRVPGMVHAKLFRSTVAHGKILSVDTSEAKKVPGVLHIVTVEDVMKVLPNPYYGPAFHDQPILAHEKVRFVGEPVAAVIATDPHIAEQAAQLITAEYEEMPAVFNEVEALNTDIYVHDVLKPAGTFADLKHLKDAKNTNTALDYQLRRGDFDKAFAAAEHKFEHEFKTQKVLHLSFEPFACIADYKDTHVTLYDSSQGPSFVRTEIARLLGWPENKVRVKVPYLGSGYGSKLYIKLEALALALSMIARKPVKIAYAFEEMFYQITRHPSTFRIKSGVDKNGKIVARKCEVFWNGGAYADIGPRVTQKSGLTASGPYNIDNVWIDSYALYTNEVPSGALRGFGVPQLVWAYEGHTDMIARALKLDPVEFRRKNIVHDGDPHATGTVLKDSPVEKVMDKVLERMEWSKPFDRGNHPTIKRGRGFAIAIKAVISPTTSVAMVNVSADGSTTLYCGTSDMGQGSDTSMAQMVAEVLNVPTETVRVVPRDTDVTPYDMGTLGSRSLFHMGHAVQRAAMDARDKLKALAKEVGEPEGSNIPVAELFQKRYGMQAGNVIGSGIYKPDYAPPAPGTGQTPNVTPFWMLSGAGAEIEVDTETGHVKITKLVNVVDCGRAINPKIVETQISGSALMHVGFTMFEKMYQDGGQVTNASLADYKIPGFHDVPDVLECHYIEHEQSNGPFGAKGVGEVAAFCIGPALANAIDDAVGVRIMEMPLNAESVYRALRAKQGKPLEEA; encoded by the coding sequence ATGGTCACGACACTCGATCCGCCTGCGAAGACAGCAGCCAAGGTCGGCGCGCAGGTCGGCCGTTCGGTGCCCCGGCTGGAGAGCCGCGACAAGGTCACCGGCCGGGCTGAATACACCCACGTCATGCGCGTGCCCGGCATGGTGCACGCCAAGCTGTTCCGCAGCACCGTAGCGCACGGCAAAATCCTGTCGGTCGACACCAGCGAGGCGAAGAAGGTGCCGGGCGTGCTGCACATCGTCACCGTCGAAGACGTCATGAAGGTGCTGCCGAACCCGTATTACGGTCCTGCGTTCCACGATCAGCCGATTCTCGCCCACGAGAAGGTGCGCTTCGTCGGCGAGCCGGTGGCGGCCGTGATCGCGACCGATCCGCACATCGCCGAGCAGGCCGCCCAGCTCATCACCGCCGAATATGAAGAGATGCCCGCCGTCTTCAACGAGGTCGAGGCGCTCAACACCGACATCTATGTTCACGACGTGCTCAAGCCCGCCGGCACCTTCGCCGACCTGAAGCACCTGAAGGACGCCAAGAACACCAATACGGCGCTCGATTATCAGCTTCGCCGCGGCGATTTCGACAAGGCCTTCGCGGCCGCCGAGCACAAGTTCGAGCACGAGTTCAAGACCCAGAAGGTCCTGCACCTGTCGTTCGAGCCATTCGCCTGCATCGCGGACTACAAGGACACCCACGTCACGCTCTACGACTCGTCGCAGGGACCGTCCTTCGTTCGCACCGAGATCGCGCGCCTGCTCGGCTGGCCGGAGAACAAGGTGCGGGTCAAGGTGCCGTATCTCGGCTCGGGCTACGGCTCCAAGCTCTACATCAAGCTCGAAGCGCTGGCGCTCGCGCTTTCGATGATCGCGCGCAAGCCGGTGAAGATCGCCTACGCGTTCGAGGAGATGTTCTACCAGATCACCCGCCATCCCTCGACGTTCCGCATCAAGAGCGGCGTCGACAAGAACGGCAAGATCGTCGCGCGCAAGTGCGAGGTGTTCTGGAACGGCGGCGCCTACGCCGACATCGGCCCCCGTGTCACCCAGAAGTCCGGTCTCACGGCGTCGGGCCCCTACAACATCGACAACGTCTGGATCGACTCCTACGCACTCTACACCAACGAGGTGCCGTCCGGCGCCTTGCGCGGGTTCGGCGTGCCCCAGCTCGTCTGGGCCTATGAAGGCCACACCGACATGATCGCCCGCGCGCTGAAGCTCGACCCCGTCGAGTTCCGCCGGAAGAATATCGTCCACGACGGCGACCCCCACGCGACCGGAACAGTCCTCAAGGATTCTCCGGTCGAGAAGGTGATGGACAAGGTGCTGGAGCGGATGGAGTGGTCGAAGCCGTTCGACCGCGGCAATCATCCGACCATCAAGCGCGGCCGCGGCTTCGCCATCGCGATCAAGGCGGTGATCTCGCCGACCACGTCGGTCGCGATGGTCAACGTCTCGGCGGATGGCTCGACCACGCTTTATTGCGGCACCAGCGACATGGGCCAGGGCTCGGACACCTCCATGGCTCAGATGGTCGCCGAGGTGCTGAACGTTCCGACCGAGACGGTGCGGGTTGTGCCGCGCGACACCGATGTGACGCCCTACGACATGGGCACGCTCGGCTCGCGCTCGCTGTTCCACATGGGCCATGCGGTGCAGCGCGCCGCCATGGACGCCAGGGACAAGCTCAAGGCGCTCGCCAAGGAAGTCGGCGAGCCGGAGGGCTCCAACATCCCGGTCGCCGAGCTGTTCCAGAAGCGCTACGGCATGCAGGCCGGCAACGTGATCGGCTCCGGCATCTACAAGCCGGACTACGCGCCGCCCGCCCCCGGCACCGGCCAGACCCCGAACGTCACGCCGTTCTGGATGCTCTCAGGCGCTGGCGCCGAGATCGAGGTCGACACCGAGACCGGGCACGTCAAGATCACCAAGCTCGTCAACGTGGTGGATTGCGGACGCGCCATCAATCCGAAGATCGTGGAGACGCAGATCTCCGGCTCCGCGCTGATGCACGTCGGCTTCACGATGTTCGAAAAGATGTACCAGGACGGCGGCCAGGTCACGAACGCCTCGCTCGCCGACTACAAGATCCCGGGATTCCACGACGTGCCAGACGTCCTGGAATGCCACTACATCGAGCACGAACAGTCGAACGGCCCGTTCGGCGCCAAGGGCGTCGGCGAGGTCGCAGCCTTCTGCATCGGCCCTGCACTCGCCAACGCCATCGACGATGCGGTCGGCGTTCGAATCATGGAAATGCCCCTTAACGCCGAGTCGGTTTACCGGGCGCTGCGCGCCAAACAAGGCAAGCCGCTGGAGGAAGCCTGA
- a CDS encoding (2Fe-2S)-binding protein produces the protein MVATRTITFKLNGAAVTADVKPHHNVVEMLQTQFGLTGARESCGQGLCGCCSVIVNGRAVSGCLYLASFLDGSEVQTVESLDTPTKLSPVQEAFIEASAFQCGYCTPGFIMMVTQLLDEHPDPTEDQIKHYLTGNLCRCATYPEVMDAVKIAAKKRKAGATA, from the coding sequence ATGGTCGCGACACGTACCATCACGTTCAAGCTCAACGGCGCGGCGGTCACCGCCGACGTCAAGCCGCATCACAATGTGGTCGAGATGCTGCAGACCCAGTTCGGGCTGACCGGCGCGCGCGAAAGTTGCGGCCAGGGTCTGTGCGGCTGCTGCTCGGTCATCGTCAACGGCCGCGCGGTGTCGGGCTGTCTCTATCTCGCCTCGTTCCTCGACGGCTCCGAGGTGCAGACGGTCGAAAGCCTCGACACGCCGACCAAGCTCAGCCCCGTTCAAGAGGCCTTCATCGAAGCCAGCGCCTTCCAGTGCGGCTACTGCACGCCGGGTTTCATCATGATGGTGACCCAGCTCCTCGATGAGCATCCCGATCCGACCGAGGACCAGATCAAGCACTATCTGACCGGCAATCTCTGTCGCTGCGCCACCTATCCCGAGGTGATGGACGCGGTGAAGATCGCTGCGAAGAAACGCAAAGCCGGCGCCACCGCCTGA